The following are encoded together in the Novipirellula galeiformis genome:
- a CDS encoding nucleoside 2-deoxyribosyltransferase, which translates to MHRFLIRDALNRAIERVQEDIPSDVNCVLRVDSDTSGRSGTLAIADTIIDKIRASSMMIADVTPCLKDEEHGRYYPNPNVMLEVGVAAQALGWGKVVCLFNDDACTTEQLPFDIRHRRISKYHCESREQRSTARTELESLLAAAIRVTLQDVSRGVVDPSLSGSQLRHERDSRLLRETLETIHTPTLFRFLERAANYNLHYDVIFFWHSFRALVSSPDFRFYDQVLQERTLHLCRCWGEAIDLGDQVFHPGGNGQFARREMDQEFYSRYDNAHERLDAALKAFLERVHSDFQELDTRATDEVAWNYHYRFIAGELTDDPAEATAEE; encoded by the coding sequence TTGCACCGCTTTTTGATTCGTGACGCTCTAAACCGGGCGATCGAGCGAGTCCAAGAAGACATACCTTCAGATGTCAATTGCGTTTTGCGAGTAGACTCCGACACGAGTGGGCGAAGTGGAACTTTAGCAATCGCAGACACAATCATCGACAAGATTCGCGCCAGCTCGATGATGATTGCGGACGTGACGCCTTGCCTAAAAGATGAGGAGCACGGCAGATATTACCCGAATCCGAATGTCATGCTTGAGGTCGGCGTGGCTGCCCAGGCGCTTGGCTGGGGAAAAGTGGTTTGCTTGTTCAACGATGACGCGTGCACGACCGAGCAATTGCCGTTTGATATAAGACATCGGAGAATCAGCAAATATCACTGCGAGAGCCGCGAGCAGCGCAGCACCGCTAGGACCGAACTTGAAAGCCTGCTAGCCGCAGCGATTCGAGTAACGCTACAGGATGTTAGCCGCGGTGTGGTTGACCCAAGTCTTTCTGGTTCTCAGCTTCGGCATGAACGCGACTCCAGACTATTGAGAGAAACACTTGAAACAATACACACACCTACGCTATTCAGGTTTCTCGAGCGTGCCGCAAACTACAATTTGCATTACGACGTCATATTCTTTTGGCATTCGTTTCGCGCTCTAGTTTCATCTCCAGATTTTCGATTTTATGACCAAGTTCTCCAGGAACGGACACTTCACTTGTGTCGGTGCTGGGGCGAAGCGATCGACCTTGGCGATCAAGTCTTCCATCCAGGCGGCAATGGGCAATTTGCCCGACGAGAGATGGACCAGGAATTTTACTCGCGATATGACAATGCACACGAGCGTTTGGACGCAGCGTTGAAGGCGTTTCTTGAGAGAGTTCATTCTGATTTTCAAGAATTGGATACACGGGCAACAGATGAGGTGGCGTGGAATTATCACTATCGCTTCATCGCAGGTGAACTGACCGATGATCCTGCGGAGGCAACTGCGGAAGAATGA
- a CDS encoding type I restriction-modification system subunit M: MTHITQSQLESYLWGAATLLRGFIDAGDYKQYIFPLLFFKRMCDVYDEEYATALAASDGDEDYASFAENHRFVISEDAHWNVVRETGKNVGKAIQDAMRKIESANTDKLYGIFGDAQWTNKDRLPDRTLKEMIEHFSSQTLSIANCPEDELGVGYEYLIKKFADDSGHTAAEFYTNRTVVHLMTELLKPKPGESIYDPTCGSGGMLLSAITHLQRQKKEWRNVRLYGQERNLMTSAIARMNCFLHGVEDFEIVRGDTLSDPKFVEGDRLRQFDVVLANPPYSIKQWDREAFSADPWGRNIYGTPPQGRADYAFWQHIIQSMHPKTGRCAILFPHGVLFRNEEREMRQKLVEHDVIECVLGLGPNLFYNSPMEACVVVCRMNKPRKRKNKILMINAVNEVGREQAQSFLASEHIARILKAYKSSNGIDQFSRFVETGELEQHEYKLSIPLYVRPDDDSTEVDEVDVASSVAIWQSSSAKLRSSMFSMICSLEKGHS, encoded by the coding sequence ATGACTCACATAACCCAATCCCAACTCGAATCTTACCTCTGGGGCGCGGCGACGTTGCTTCGGGGGTTCATTGATGCGGGCGACTACAAGCAGTACATCTTTCCGCTGCTGTTCTTCAAACGCATGTGCGATGTATACGATGAAGAATACGCGACTGCACTGGCTGCATCCGACGGCGACGAAGACTACGCCTCGTTCGCCGAAAACCATCGCTTTGTGATCTCCGAGGACGCCCACTGGAACGTCGTGCGGGAAACTGGCAAGAACGTCGGCAAAGCGATTCAGGACGCGATGCGCAAGATCGAGTCGGCCAACACCGACAAACTGTATGGCATCTTTGGCGACGCCCAGTGGACCAACAAAGACCGCCTGCCCGATCGCACGCTCAAGGAGATGATCGAGCACTTCAGTTCGCAAACGTTATCGATTGCCAACTGCCCCGAAGACGAACTCGGTGTCGGCTACGAGTACCTGATCAAGAAATTCGCCGACGATTCCGGGCACACGGCAGCCGAGTTCTACACCAACCGCACCGTCGTGCATCTGATGACCGAGCTGCTGAAGCCGAAACCGGGCGAGTCGATCTACGATCCCACCTGCGGCAGCGGTGGCATGCTGCTGTCGGCCATCACGCATCTGCAGCGTCAGAAGAAAGAGTGGCGGAACGTGCGGCTGTACGGGCAGGAGCGGAACCTGATGACATCGGCCATCGCCCGTATGAACTGCTTTCTGCACGGCGTCGAGGATTTCGAGATCGTCCGCGGCGACACGCTCTCCGATCCGAAGTTCGTCGAGGGCGACCGGCTGCGGCAGTTCGACGTGGTGCTGGCCAATCCGCCGTACTCGATCAAGCAGTGGGATCGCGAAGCCTTCTCCGCCGATCCGTGGGGCCGCAACATCTACGGCACGCCGCCGCAGGGCCGAGCCGACTACGCCTTCTGGCAGCACATTATCCAGAGCATGCATCCGAAGACGGGCCGCTGTGCGATCCTGTTCCCGCACGGCGTGTTGTTCCGCAACGAAGAACGCGAGATGCGGCAAAAGCTGGTCGAGCACGACGTGATCGAGTGCGTGCTCGGTCTGGGGCCGAACCTGTTTTACAACTCGCCGATGGAAGCCTGCGTGGTCGTCTGCCGGATGAACAAGCCCCGCAAGCGGAAGAACAAGATTCTGATGATCAACGCGGTGAATGAGGTTGGTCGCGAGCAGGCACAAAGCTTCTTGGCTTCGGAACACATCGCCCGCATCCTAAAAGCATACAAATCGTCAAATGGCATCGACCAGTTTTCCCGCTTCGTTGAAACAGGCGAATTGGAGCAACATGAATACAAACTAAGCATCCCCCTGTATGTCAGGCCCGATGATGACTCAACTGAGGTCGATGAAGTCGATGTCGCTAGTAGCGTCGCTATTTGGCAATCTAGTTCTGCAAAGCTTCGTTCGTCCATGTTTTCAATGATTTGCAGTTTGGAAAAAGGCCATTCATGA
- a CDS encoding restriction endonuclease subunit S produces the protein MTSDTTIDLTTDTEWKSVTFGEVVKDVKESEREPVAAGLEFYVGLEHMTPNNLELSEWGSLFEDDVSFTKRFRKGQVLFGKRRAYQRKVVVADFDGICSSDILTFKPLNADLIPELLPFIVQSDAFFDHALDTSSGSLSPRTRWSQLKDFPFLLPPRDIQHKIASILNNTELTIRGYEQSAERLLKVIDVISVNYLRQGWDGVQLGELLTDLQYGSSKKMCSESEKTVPILRIPNVVDRSIDLSDLSHTELSDTDKDKYHLENDDVLIVRTNGNPEYVGRTAVVRELPPNTVFASYLIRLRCDSSKLLPTFLHVALASPRVRRTLRHEIRSSAGNYNLNTKGIKRQVLPLPPLKDQQDFVDEIEGLYTKHAELNCHAEACKTLKRSLLNHLLSGNCDLMGADA, from the coding sequence ATGACATCTGACACTACGATCGACCTAACTACCGACACTGAATGGAAAAGCGTCACATTTGGCGAAGTCGTAAAAGACGTCAAGGAATCAGAACGCGAACCTGTTGCTGCTGGGCTTGAGTTCTATGTCGGCTTGGAGCACATGACACCCAACAACCTCGAACTTTCCGAGTGGGGAAGCTTGTTTGAAGATGATGTCTCTTTCACGAAGAGATTTCGCAAAGGCCAAGTTTTATTCGGGAAACGTCGCGCCTATCAACGCAAGGTAGTCGTTGCGGATTTTGACGGCATTTGTTCCAGTGACATTTTGACGTTCAAGCCACTGAACGCAGATTTGATTCCAGAACTCTTGCCGTTCATCGTTCAATCCGATGCGTTCTTTGATCATGCACTTGATACGTCTTCTGGTTCATTATCGCCTCGTACGCGATGGAGCCAACTCAAGGATTTTCCGTTCCTGCTGCCCCCTAGAGACATCCAACATAAGATTGCCTCGATCCTCAACAACACTGAATTGACGATTCGCGGCTATGAACAATCCGCTGAAAGGCTGTTGAAAGTAATCGACGTCATATCGGTAAATTATTTGCGCCAAGGTTGGGACGGAGTGCAACTTGGCGAACTGCTGACCGACTTACAATACGGCAGCTCGAAAAAGATGTGTAGCGAGTCCGAAAAAACAGTTCCTATTTTGCGAATTCCGAATGTCGTTGATCGGTCGATTGATCTTTCCGACCTATCACACACAGAATTGTCGGATACCGACAAAGACAAGTACCACCTCGAAAACGACGATGTACTTATCGTCAGGACCAATGGAAATCCTGAATACGTGGGGCGTACTGCTGTCGTTCGAGAACTGCCTCCCAATACCGTATTCGCAAGCTACCTGATTCGACTTCGATGTGACAGTTCAAAACTTTTGCCTACTTTTCTTCATGTGGCACTGGCATCACCAAGAGTTCGACGCACGTTGCGACACGAAATACGGTCCAGCGCTGGAAACTACAATCTGAATACGAAGGGGATCAAACGTCAGGTGCTTCCGTTGCCGCCGCTAAAAGACCAGCAGGACTTCGTGGATGAAATCGAAGGACTTTACACTAAGCACGCCGAATTAAATTGTCATGCCGAGGCATGCAAGACACTTAAGCGTTCACTCTTGAACCATCTTCTTAGCGGCAATTGTGATCTAATGGGAGCCGATGCGTGA
- a CDS encoding phosphoribosyltransferase-like protein, protein MSLTPKSLSYSQVLGSDEIQSWLDQFDSEFRPVAIEMLCRLNFISRDTYSLWLKSSLEEFAGEPMALFAVRKFDSETTCIWDDDGNTQQRPAESQGSEDLVQSVVANYLKKNAHTVLDHPGIETIRSKRIKKIVLLDDSMGSGDRVAGFIERMMNHKSFLSLWSYGKVRIEVLSYARTFESETRVLDSLIGSVHHKRVYPAHTKIRFHGHIAYKRNNYSQRWGHGFRRILDLCDTVKKVRRDRRRGYGETIANVVFYHSVPNNIPGVFWFDSPRWNALFPRRTFPSWLDELLEGKTPTRQLRDDSDDVRAESELLMILSAVQRGVRNEYSIAWNIGLDRKVVANLMLTLRSRGLLTIKNRLTNAGRTYLRRNKDKREDPSTEFSLYIPKSWCAGRETVQPTGLDRESGQVQSESETGLPVEDGESGMGSLERTDAKTAPPSLSVMTQVPSTLPPRERHDRHGPFGSSET, encoded by the coding sequence ATGTCACTGACCCCAAAGTCGCTTTCTTATTCGCAAGTCCTCGGAAGCGATGAAATACAGTCATGGTTGGATCAGTTTGACAGCGAATTTCGACCGGTTGCGATTGAAATGCTCTGTCGGCTTAATTTCATCTCTCGTGACACCTACTCATTGTGGCTCAAGAGTAGTCTCGAAGAATTTGCAGGTGAACCAATGGCATTGTTCGCCGTGCGGAAGTTCGATTCCGAAACGACGTGCATATGGGACGATGACGGCAACACTCAGCAACGACCGGCCGAGTCTCAGGGTAGCGAAGACCTCGTGCAATCCGTCGTCGCGAACTACCTGAAAAAGAACGCCCACACGGTGCTTGATCATCCAGGAATCGAGACAATCCGATCGAAGCGAATCAAGAAGATCGTTTTGCTAGATGATTCTATGGGCAGCGGAGATCGCGTTGCCGGATTCATTGAGCGAATGATGAATCACAAGTCGTTCCTAAGTTTGTGGAGCTACGGAAAGGTCCGCATTGAAGTGCTTTCGTATGCCCGAACGTTTGAGTCTGAAACGAGAGTTCTGGATTCCTTGATTGGCTCAGTTCACCATAAGCGAGTTTATCCAGCACATACAAAGATTCGATTTCACGGGCACATCGCATACAAACGAAACAACTACAGTCAGCGATGGGGGCATGGTTTTCGACGGATTCTGGATCTGTGTGACACAGTCAAGAAAGTGCGCCGGGACCGTCGCCGCGGATATGGTGAGACGATAGCGAACGTCGTCTTTTATCACAGCGTCCCCAATAACATCCCGGGAGTTTTCTGGTTTGACTCGCCTCGCTGGAACGCACTTTTCCCGAGACGAACGTTTCCATCTTGGCTGGATGAATTACTCGAAGGGAAAACGCCTACGCGGCAACTTAGAGATGATTCCGACGATGTTCGCGCGGAAAGTGAGTTGCTCATGATCCTCTCAGCCGTCCAACGAGGCGTACGCAACGAATACTCGATCGCCTGGAATATCGGTCTTGATCGGAAGGTGGTTGCAAACCTTATGCTTACATTGCGAAGTCGCGGCTTGCTAACCATCAAGAATCGGCTGACAAATGCGGGAAGAACTTATCTGCGCCGCAACAAGGATAAGCGAGAAGATCCTTCAACCGAATTTTCGTTATACATACCCAAATCATGGTGTGCTGGCCGGGAGACCGTTCAGCCGACTGGCTTGGATCGCGAAAGCGGGCAAGTTCAGTCAGAATCGGAAACTGGCTTGCCAGTGGAAGATGGGGAATCCGGAATGGGTTCTCTGGAAAGAACTGACGCAAAGACGGCTCCGCCGTCCTTGTCTGTCATGACGCAAGTTCCTTCGACGTTGCCTCCTCGGGAGCGCCATGACAGACATGGCCCTTTCGGCTCAAGTGAGACGTGA
- a CDS encoding reverse transcriptase family protein, with protein METWSAHQLYTEAESSLGEAAARNLQAYSEQLRAKGLPVIFSLRHLAELSGVRYWFLHETVNRMREVANYRMFAIKKRSGGRRHIHSVSNELGRVQQWINQHLLQNCKPHAASFAFHKEGGIRQCAERHCGARWLFQFDLVDFFYDVSERDCFNVFKGLGYRPLLAFELARICTTTRLPAWCPRAEFHGEQLRWENIWCEDDLNPVNPNTSRNFPYYERFGRLGALPQGAPTSPMLSNLAAKYLDESLQHFANKNGLIYTRYADDITFSACRLGVARGRVLWQVKDLIKRAHFAVNPKKTRIAGPGSKKLVLGLLVDGSTPRISRETYKRIERLLYGAKQFGFEAAASHFKFDSAYGFHNHLSGLVAFVKDVDRKRWQEFNAVLLNAKSSWGNDV; from the coding sequence ATGGAAACTTGGTCAGCACACCAGCTTTACACAGAAGCAGAGTCGTCGCTTGGCGAGGCTGCTGCGCGAAACTTGCAGGCGTATTCAGAGCAACTGCGCGCGAAAGGGCTCCCAGTCATTTTTTCTCTGCGGCATCTCGCGGAACTTTCGGGCGTTCGGTATTGGTTTCTTCACGAGACGGTCAATCGAATGCGGGAAGTCGCAAACTACAGGATGTTCGCGATCAAGAAGAGATCCGGCGGTCGACGGCATATTCACTCTGTGAGTAACGAACTCGGAAGAGTCCAGCAATGGATCAATCAGCATCTTCTACAAAATTGTAAACCTCACGCCGCGTCGTTTGCCTTTCACAAGGAGGGAGGCATACGCCAGTGCGCAGAACGCCACTGCGGTGCACGATGGCTGTTTCAGTTCGATCTCGTGGACTTCTTCTACGATGTCTCAGAAAGAGACTGCTTTAATGTGTTCAAAGGGCTGGGTTATCGTCCGCTTTTAGCATTTGAGCTTGCCCGGATCTGTACGACGACGCGTCTACCGGCGTGGTGTCCCCGTGCCGAATTCCATGGAGAACAATTGCGGTGGGAAAATATTTGGTGCGAGGATGACTTGAACCCGGTCAATCCCAACACGTCTAGGAACTTTCCCTACTATGAGCGTTTTGGACGATTGGGAGCATTACCTCAAGGGGCACCAACGAGTCCAATGTTGTCAAATCTTGCAGCAAAATACTTGGATGAGTCACTCCAGCATTTCGCAAACAAAAATGGGCTAATCTATACGCGATACGCGGATGACATCACGTTTTCGGCATGTCGCTTGGGCGTAGCGCGAGGACGTGTGCTGTGGCAGGTCAAGGACCTGATCAAACGCGCCCATTTCGCCGTGAACCCGAAGAAAACACGGATTGCTGGGCCTGGCTCTAAGAAGCTAGTGCTGGGCCTTCTAGTTGATGGAAGTACGCCACGCATTTCTCGAGAGACTTATAAGAGAATCGAGAGGCTGCTGTACGGTGCAAAGCAGTTTGGGTTTGAAGCGGCCGCGTCACACTTCAAATTTGATTCAGCCTACGGTTTCCACAATCATTTGTCAGGACTCGTCGCATTCGTAAAGGATGTGGATCGTAAACGGTGGCAGGAGTTCAATGCTGTTCTTTTAAATGCAAAATCGAGTTGGGGTAACGATGTTTGA
- a CDS encoding type I restriction endonuclease subunit R: MFDEANTVEQMILDACQGLGWQFVPGPQLPRQAADVFVESQLRDALIRLNPEIAAQPDRADEVIYKLRATLLAVQNDGLVRSNEALAEWMRNDKTMPFGQNGEHTTVRLIDFDDPANNELIACNQWTYKVGKLEKRFDIVLLINGLPVVVGEAKTPVRPAVTWVDGASQIHDDYEQSVPAMFVPNIFSFASDGRAYRYGSIRMPLTIWGPWRVGSQPGQAGGVHEKPADFAKSGLPKTDAAFEKGSLADVRKTVESMLRPGVVLDILQNFTVFATDKKHRRIKIICRYQQYEGTNLIVQRVIDGRIKKGLIWHFQGSGKSLLMVFTAQKLRMHPKLGNPTVLIVVDRIDLDTQITATFNAADVPNTIKAESRSKLQQLLAKDVRKIIITTIHKFGEADGELNARDNIIALVDEAHRTQEGDLGRKMREALPNTFLFGLTGTPINRADKNTFYAFGADEDKSGYLTRYSFQESIRDGATLPLHFEAPDVKLRIDQAAIDEAYAEITGQLSEQDRDDLGKRAAKMAVLVKSPERVDGICEHIVNHFQSKVDPNGFKGIVVTFDRQCCDLYKKAIDRITEDPDMSAVVMSVNSGETQYDDYRLDRDAEEKLLDRFRDPTDPLKLLIVTSKLLTGFDAPILQAQYLDKPMKDRNLLQTICRTNRVADGKSHGLIVDYIGIFDDVAKALAFDEKAVQSVITNLDELKAELPEKLKVCLAFFPNVDRTLDGYEGLLLAQDCLPDNETRDKFAGEFSVLARLWEALSPDSCLTPHEVDYRWLGQVYESVKPASGNGRLLWHALGAKTIELIHDNTHLESVTDDLDALVMDADLIEAVEEAKGRARKIALQLVARLRKHAGDPKFVELGERLEKLKERHDQGLDDSRKFLKEILRLAQDVVHAEKETPPEEVQGQGKAALTELFEEIRNDKTPIVVEKIVADIDDIVRIVRFDGWQAVGAGQREVKKALRRTLLKYKLHGDQELFDRAYGYIEQYY; the protein is encoded by the coding sequence ATGTTTGATGAAGCCAACACTGTCGAGCAGATGATCCTCGACGCCTGTCAGGGGCTCGGCTGGCAGTTCGTGCCGGGGCCGCAGTTGCCTCGTCAGGCTGCGGACGTGTTCGTCGAGTCACAGCTTCGCGATGCGCTCATCCGACTCAATCCGGAAATCGCCGCTCAGCCCGATCGCGCCGATGAGGTGATCTACAAGCTCAGGGCCACTCTGCTGGCAGTTCAAAACGACGGTTTGGTTCGTAGCAACGAAGCACTCGCCGAATGGATGCGGAACGACAAAACAATGCCGTTTGGCCAGAACGGCGAACACACCACGGTTCGACTGATTGATTTCGACGATCCCGCGAACAACGAATTGATCGCTTGCAACCAATGGACGTACAAAGTTGGCAAGCTAGAAAAACGCTTCGACATTGTCCTGCTAATCAACGGTTTGCCCGTCGTGGTCGGCGAGGCCAAGACGCCTGTGCGGCCGGCGGTAACTTGGGTCGATGGCGCCAGCCAAATTCACGACGACTATGAACAAAGCGTTCCAGCGATGTTCGTGCCGAACATTTTCAGCTTCGCCAGCGACGGACGGGCTTACCGTTACGGTTCGATTCGGATGCCGCTGACGATCTGGGGTCCGTGGCGAGTGGGCTCGCAGCCGGGTCAAGCGGGTGGCGTTCACGAAAAGCCTGCAGACTTTGCCAAGAGTGGCTTGCCCAAGACCGATGCCGCGTTTGAAAAGGGATCGCTGGCCGACGTTCGCAAAACGGTCGAAAGCATGCTGCGACCGGGAGTCGTGCTGGACATTCTGCAAAACTTCACGGTCTTCGCAACGGACAAGAAACACCGACGCATCAAGATCATCTGCCGCTACCAGCAATACGAAGGCACGAACCTGATCGTCCAGCGCGTGATCGACGGGCGGATCAAGAAGGGGCTCATTTGGCACTTCCAGGGCAGCGGTAAATCGTTGCTGATGGTTTTCACCGCACAGAAGCTTCGGATGCATCCCAAGCTCGGCAACCCGACTGTGTTGATCGTTGTCGACCGGATCGACCTGGATACGCAGATCACCGCGACGTTCAACGCGGCTGATGTGCCGAACACGATCAAAGCGGAAAGCCGCAGCAAGTTGCAACAACTGCTGGCCAAGGACGTCCGCAAGATCATCATCACAACGATTCACAAGTTCGGCGAGGCCGATGGCGAACTGAACGCCCGTGACAACATCATAGCTCTGGTCGACGAAGCTCACCGTACGCAAGAAGGCGATCTTGGTCGCAAGATGCGGGAAGCCCTACCTAATACGTTCCTGTTCGGTTTGACAGGCACGCCGATCAATCGAGCCGACAAGAATACGTTCTATGCCTTCGGTGCCGACGAAGACAAATCCGGCTACCTGACTCGCTACTCGTTCCAAGAATCGATCCGCGACGGGGCGACGCTGCCGCTGCACTTTGAGGCTCCCGATGTCAAGCTACGGATCGACCAAGCCGCCATCGATGAAGCCTATGCCGAAATCACCGGCCAACTAAGCGAACAAGATCGTGATGACCTTGGCAAGCGAGCAGCCAAGATGGCGGTGCTTGTGAAATCGCCTGAACGCGTCGACGGCATCTGTGAACACATCGTCAACCACTTTCAATCGAAGGTCGATCCGAACGGTTTCAAAGGGATTGTGGTCACATTCGATCGGCAGTGCTGCGACCTCTACAAGAAGGCGATTGACCGGATCACCGAAGACCCCGACATGTCGGCAGTCGTGATGTCGGTCAATTCCGGCGAGACGCAATACGACGACTATCGTCTCGACCGCGACGCCGAAGAAAAACTACTTGACCGTTTCCGCGATCCAACCGACCCACTGAAACTGCTGATCGTGACGTCGAAGTTATTGACGGGTTTCGACGCGCCGATCTTACAGGCCCAGTACCTCGACAAGCCAATGAAGGATCGCAACCTGCTGCAAACGATCTGCCGCACGAACCGTGTCGCCGATGGCAAGTCGCATGGCTTAATTGTCGACTACATCGGTATCTTCGACGACGTCGCCAAGGCACTCGCCTTCGACGAGAAAGCGGTCCAGTCGGTCATCACGAACCTGGACGAATTGAAAGCCGAGTTGCCCGAAAAGCTGAAGGTCTGCTTGGCGTTCTTTCCGAATGTGGATCGCACGCTCGATGGCTACGAAGGATTGCTGCTAGCCCAGGACTGCTTGCCCGACAACGAAACCCGCGACAAGTTCGCTGGCGAGTTTTCGGTTCTCGCACGTTTGTGGGAAGCCCTCTCGCCGGACTCATGCTTAACACCACACGAAGTCGACTACCGATGGCTTGGCCAAGTCTACGAGTCGGTGAAACCGGCCAGCGGAAACGGTCGCCTGCTCTGGCACGCCCTCGGTGCGAAGACGATCGAACTAATTCACGACAACACCCATCTCGAAAGCGTCACCGACGACCTCGACGCATTGGTCATGGACGCGGACCTAATCGAAGCCGTGGAAGAGGCCAAAGGCCGAGCCCGAAAGATCGCCCTGCAATTGGTTGCACGACTACGCAAGCACGCTGGCGACCCGAAGTTCGTCGAGCTAGGCGAACGCCTGGAAAAACTGAAAGAACGTCACGACCAAGGCCTCGACGACAGTCGCAAATTCCTCAAAGAGATTTTGCGTCTGGCTCAAGACGTCGTCCACGCGGAAAAGGAAACACCGCCGGAAGAAGTCCAAGGACAGGGCAAAGCGGCGTTAACAGAGTTGTTCGAAGAGATTCGTAACGACAAGACACCGATCGTGGTCGAGAAGATCGTCGCCGACATCGACGACATCGTACGAATCGTCCGTTTTGACGGTTGGCAAGCGGTCGGCGCTGGTCAACGAGAAGTCAAGAAAGCACTCCGGCGTACACTTCTAAAATACAAACTCCACGGCGACCAAGAGTTGTTCGACCGTGCGTATGGCTACATCGAGCAGTATTACTAA
- a CDS encoding FRG domain-containing protein, producing MSDEPEPTSYQLVKCNTVEDFYRTVTRYMAPRETNAGGRSVFRGVGDSDYLLCPSVFRQDPARSDVDLEVSDLIFFLRQCSISGMPLPPMHDDLNSAIYVHNDIAFDWKANHACSWPCQHVLPFLALAQHHGVSTRLLDWTYDPMIAIYFAATSSMEHVATAFKLKHGEDLLGFNRDRFDPLQLAYKSYLPWSDSTVPKSLAVWCTSVAAVKATGGSNESNLNTVELVHVPRSLAPNILAQKGLFTLVRGFLGNTPILCVDEAIAAWRCENEDAFNKIHPTEHREVVKVTLPTKLVAGLCELLWQLEITPATVMPGFAGAAKALRWAQLAYALDKRAQPYLQKGDSLL from the coding sequence ATGAGCGATGAGCCAGAACCGACATCGTATCAACTCGTCAAATGCAATACGGTTGAAGATTTTTATCGAACTGTCACAAGGTACATGGCTCCACGCGAGACGAATGCTGGCGGACGCTCCGTCTTTCGCGGGGTAGGAGACTCAGATTATCTTTTGTGCCCGTCAGTATTCCGCCAAGATCCTGCTCGAAGTGATGTCGACTTAGAAGTCAGTGACCTCATTTTTTTCCTTCGTCAGTGTTCTATTTCTGGCATGCCTTTGCCTCCAATGCACGACGACTTGAATTCAGCAATTTACGTCCACAACGATATTGCCTTCGATTGGAAGGCCAATCACGCATGTTCCTGGCCGTGTCAGCATGTGCTTCCATTCCTCGCATTGGCGCAGCACCATGGCGTTTCAACACGGCTTCTTGATTGGACGTACGATCCAATGATCGCAATATACTTCGCTGCAACGAGTTCAATGGAGCATGTCGCAACCGCCTTTAAGCTCAAGCACGGCGAAGACTTGCTAGGTTTCAATCGCGATCGTTTTGATCCATTGCAATTGGCATATAAAAGCTACCTTCCCTGGTCTGATTCGACTGTTCCGAAGTCACTCGCAGTGTGGTGTACTTCGGTTGCTGCCGTAAAAGCAACTGGGGGCAGTAACGAATCTAACCTCAATACGGTTGAGCTAGTTCATGTCCCTCGATCCTTGGCGCCGAATATTTTGGCGCAGAAAGGTCTCTTCACCTTAGTGCGAGGTTTTCTGGGCAACACACCCATTCTTTGTGTAGACGAAGCAATTGCTGCTTGGCGGTGTGAAAATGAGGATGCCTTCAATAAGATCCATCCAACAGAACATCGAGAAGTTGTGAAGGTAACACTTCCGACCAAATTGGTCGCTGGCCTTTGCGAGTTGCTCTGGCAGCTCGAGATCACACCCGCGACGGTAATGCCGGGCTTCGCTGGTGCTGCTAAGGCTCTACGTTGGGCGCAACTTGCTTATGCACTGGACAAGCGGGCGCAACCTTATCTTCAGAAGGGTGACTCACTACTCTGA